From the Amycolatopsis thermoflava N1165 genome, one window contains:
- a CDS encoding phytoene desaturase family protein, whose product MTETVDAVVVGAGQNGLVAANVLADAGWSVLVLEAAPEPGGAVRSAEVTAPGFRSDLCSAFYPLGYASPVLRELGLDSYGLVWRHAPLVLAHVLHDDRCVALSRDLDETAASVSTFAAKDGDAWRDAFAQWERVRDDLLESVLRPFPPVRSASRLVRRIGVAETLRLVRMVTLPVRRLGEELFDGEGARLLFAGNALHTDLGPDNAGSGVFGWLLGMVGQDVGFPVPEGGADRIITTLVRRLADRGGRVECNRRVRDVLIAGNRAMGVRDEHGELVRAKRAVLADVPAPALYRELVGEEHLPARLVSDLDRFHWDNATIKVDWALSGKIPWTAEAARRSGVVHLDADLDGLTAYGADLACSRVPERPFLLLGQMTTTDPSRSPAGTEAVWAYTHVPRGERWDRDRLERYADRMEELIERRAPGFRSLIKARCPQGPAELEALNPSLVQGAINAGTAAIHQQFVFRPVPGLSRADTPVDRLYLAGASAHPGGAVHGAPGANAARAALARNGFTGGLYAAAIQTAQRAIYS is encoded by the coding sequence GTGACCGAAACTGTCGACGCGGTCGTCGTTGGGGCGGGCCAGAACGGCCTCGTGGCGGCGAACGTGCTCGCCGACGCCGGGTGGAGCGTGCTCGTGCTCGAGGCCGCGCCGGAGCCCGGTGGCGCGGTGCGCAGTGCAGAGGTCACCGCGCCCGGGTTCCGCAGCGACCTGTGCAGCGCGTTCTACCCGCTCGGCTACGCGTCGCCGGTGTTGCGGGAGCTGGGGCTGGACTCCTACGGCCTGGTGTGGAGGCACGCGCCGCTGGTGCTGGCCCACGTCCTGCACGACGACCGGTGCGTGGCGTTGTCCAGGGACCTCGACGAGACGGCTGCCTCGGTCTCGACCTTCGCCGCCAAGGACGGCGACGCCTGGCGTGACGCGTTCGCGCAGTGGGAGAGGGTGCGCGACGACCTGCTGGAATCGGTGCTGCGCCCGTTCCCGCCGGTGCGCTCGGCGTCGAGGCTGGTGCGCCGGATCGGGGTCGCGGAAACCCTGCGGCTGGTGCGGATGGTGACGCTGCCGGTGCGGCGGCTGGGTGAGGAGCTCTTCGACGGCGAGGGCGCGCGGTTGCTGTTCGCCGGCAACGCCCTGCACACGGATCTTGGTCCGGACAACGCGGGCAGCGGTGTGTTCGGGTGGCTGCTGGGGATGGTCGGGCAGGACGTGGGGTTCCCGGTGCCGGAGGGCGGCGCGGACCGGATCATCACGACACTGGTGCGCCGTCTCGCCGACCGCGGTGGCCGGGTCGAGTGCAACCGCCGGGTCCGGGACGTGCTGATCGCGGGCAACCGGGCGATGGGTGTGCGGGACGAGCACGGTGAACTGGTGCGGGCCAAGCGGGCGGTGCTGGCGGACGTGCCGGCCCCGGCGCTGTACCGGGAGCTGGTCGGGGAGGAGCACCTGCCCGCCCGGTTGGTGTCCGACCTGGACCGTTTCCACTGGGACAACGCGACGATCAAGGTCGACTGGGCGTTGAGCGGGAAGATCCCGTGGACGGCCGAAGCGGCGCGCCGGTCGGGCGTGGTACACCTGGACGCGGACCTCGATGGGCTGACCGCGTACGGCGCGGACCTGGCGTGCAGCCGCGTGCCCGAGCGGCCGTTCCTGTTGCTGGGCCAGATGACGACGACGGACCCGTCCCGCTCCCCGGCGGGCACCGAGGCGGTGTGGGCGTACACGCACGTGCCCCGCGGCGAGCGTTGGGACAGGGACCGGCTGGAGCGCTACGCCGACCGGATGGAAGAACTCATCGAGCGACGCGCACCCGGCTTCCGCAGCCTGATCAAGGCGCGGTGCCCGCAGGGCCCGGCGGAGCTGGAGGCACTCAACCCGAGCCTCGTACAGGGCGCGATCAACGCCGGCACCGCGGCGATCCACCAGCAGTTCGTGTTCCGCCCAGTCCCCGGCTTGTCGAGGGCCGACACCCCAGTTGATCGGCTCTACCTGGCCGGCGCCTCGGCCCACCCCGGCGGGGCTGTGCACGGAGCACCAGGAGCCAACGCCGCAAGGGCAGCACTAGCGCGCAACGGATTCACCGGCGGCCTATACGCAGCCGCAATACAAACAGCACAACGAGCCATCTACTCGTAG
- a CDS encoding SRPBCC family protein, protein MIVVSKRIPVQPEKVFTVLADGWTYAGWVVGASHIRQVDSDWPRVGSRIHHSVGPWPFNVQDVSCVLAVEENKLLELEARMWPMGSAKITLTLTPDTEGGTEVQMAERLARGPLSLLPERVQAAMLAPRNTESLKRLADIAVHRDL, encoded by the coding sequence ATGATCGTGGTGAGCAAGCGGATTCCCGTGCAGCCCGAAAAGGTGTTCACCGTCCTCGCCGACGGCTGGACCTACGCGGGCTGGGTCGTGGGCGCCTCGCACATCCGGCAGGTGGACAGCGACTGGCCCCGGGTCGGTTCGCGGATCCACCACAGCGTCGGGCCGTGGCCGTTCAACGTGCAGGACGTGAGCTGCGTGCTCGCGGTCGAGGAGAACAAGCTCCTCGAACTGGAGGCTCGCATGTGGCCGATGGGCTCCGCGAAGATCACGCTGACCCTGACGCCCGACACCGAGGGCGGCACCGAGGTGCAGATGGCGGAGAGGTTGGCGCGGGGCCCGCTCAGCCTGCTGCCCGAGCGTGTGCAAGCAGCCATGCTGGCCCCACGGAACACCGAAAGCCTGAAGCGCTTGGCGGACATCGCGGTGCACCGCGACCTTTGA